A window of Drosophila subobscura isolate 14011-0131.10 chromosome E, UCBerk_Dsub_1.0, whole genome shotgun sequence contains these coding sequences:
- the LOC117892658 gene encoding tyrosine-protein kinase receptor torso — protein MMIFYAKYAFLFWLTIGSNRGELLLLSQISEDETLLRVSACTQRCQEETKNFLECFKICREHEDSDYAPATLHRIQDNYQLKMVCRTESMLAFRIDWVQHSRLKLGGQTPNATYIIKVNAASEDIVESKLFLSDDHFMVLHSLEAYTDHNITALAVHSDGSYSLIANEETFGTLKRGYQPSKMGAVKLRGFVQPQEDGQHIAAEIEWQPSADRNCFFDMVYYATQSVTMDQPIQVEIRDPRRLYRHTIDSLNFGEQYMVGVRTVNYLNTLESDLKWLMVQAPSCLDWHHFNYTLCAPAKPSNLSVTQEQYLKDTLALNVSWERPSHLPDYYTLHILDLHMDSQEANFTLQGNASYCFIPKIKVLGSSFEVHLVAHTAGGRNASGVLLDKAPREDWLKEGHQIKLIAFVIVPICCIIMLCSLTLCKRTRQEVQAVDLESKEKVNQNDFHLSLIDNSGLLVTLSANESFDFVDDLEVEPHTVLLLDVLGEGAFGLVRRGVYKKRQVAVKLLKDEPNEEDVYAFKCEIQMLKAVGKHPNIVGIVGYSTRYSNRMMLLIEYCSLGSLQNFLREEWKFRQERSGIHLKQKQKQKQELEKRRLQRPRRDLNQDPNTRIEEINCSMLSTVEEESDADQTHTSSRVETYSLARISHAADNKSYGLDDIESIGGSLTLPTVLKVLKPLPCEAEKGEAPGAKRTFENKEYFDSRTDPTLSPDRAPLKYADLLDIAQQVAVGMEFLAQNKVVHRDLAARNVLISLDRSIKIADFGLSRDVYHENVYRKTGGSGKLPIKWLALESLTHQVYTSQSDVWSFGVLLYEIMTLGGMPYPSVSPGDLLQMLRQGHRMKRPEGCTDEMFALMESCWSSIPSHRPTFTGLKERLGGMILATNEMPLRLQKIAEAAANLKSKTEAQPEPEPCGCLHSKEEQEQQHQQLDKKEETYLEPCP, from the exons ATGATGATTTTCTATGCCAAATACGCGTTCCTCTTTTGGCTGACGATTGGCAGCAACCGCGGagaactgctgctgttgagccAAATCTCCGAGGATGAGACGCTACTCAGGGTGTCCGCCTGCACACAGCGCTGTCAGGAAGAAACAAAG AACTTTCTGGAGTGCTTCAAGATTTGCAGGGAGCACGAGGACAGCGACTACGCACCCGCAACGCTGCACAGAATCCAGGACAACTACCAACTGAAGATGGTGTGTCGCACCGAGTCCATGCTCGCGTTCCGCATAGATTGGGTGCAGCACAGCCGTTTGAAGCTGGGGGGCCAGACACCAAACGCCACGTACATCATCAAGGTGAATGCTGCCAGCGAGGACATTGTAGAGTCGAAGCTCTTTCTG TCGGATGACCACTTCATGGTCTTGCACTCACTGGAAGCCTATACTGACCACAACATCACCGCTCTGGCTGTGCACAGCGATGGCAGCTACTCGCTGATAGCCAACGAGGAAACATTTGGCACCCTAAAGCGTGGCTATCAGCCCAGCAAGATGGGTGCCGTAAAGCTGCGCGGATTTGTCCAGCCCCAAGAAGATGGACAACACATTGCCGCCGAGATCGAGTGGCAGCCATCTGCAG ACCGCAACTGTTTCTTCGATATGGTGTATTATGCAACGCAAAGCGTGACCATGGATCAGCCTATTCAAGTGGAGATTCGCGAT CCACGTCGCCTGTACAGACACACCATCGACAGCCTGAATTTCGGGGAACAGTACATGGTGGGTGTGCGGACGGTGAACTACCTGAACACGCTGGAGAGCGACCTCAAGTGGTTGATGGTGCAGGCTCCCAGCTGTCTGGACTGGCATCACTTCAACTACACGCTCTGCG CACCAGCAAAGCCCTCAAATCTGTCCGTGACACAGGAGCAGTATCTGAAGGACACTCTGGCACTGAATGTCAGCTGGGAACGGCCCAGCCACCTGCCCGACTACTACACACTGCACATCCTCGATCTGCACATGGACAGCCAAGAGGCGAACTTCACTTTGCAGGGGAATGCAAGCTACTGCTTCATACCCAAAATTAAGGTGCTGGGATCCAGCTTTGAGGTGCACTTGGTGGCCCATACGGCGGGCGGCAGGAATGCCTCTGGGGTATTGCTGGACAAGGCGCCTCGCGAAGACTGGCTAAAGG AGGGCCACCAGATCAAGCTCATTGCCTTTGTCATTGTCCCCATCTGCTGCATCATCATGCTGTGCTCTCTGACACTCTGCAAGCGCACTCGGCAGGAGGTGCAGGCCGTGGACTTGGAGTCTAAGGAGAAGGTCAATCAGAACGACTTTCACCTCTCACTGATAGACAACAGCGGCCTGTTGGTCACCCTCTCGGCCAACGAGAGCTTTGACTTTGTTGACGATCTCGAGGTGGAGCCGCATACTGTACTCTTGCTGGATGTCCTAGGCGAGGGTGCCTTTGGCCTGGTGCGACGCGGCGTATACAAAAAGCGACAGGTGGCCGTCAAGTTGCTGAAAG ATGAGCCCAACGAGGAGGATGTGTATGCATTCAAGTGTGAGATTCAGATGCTCAAGGCGGTGGGCAAGCATCCCAATATTGTGGGCATCGTTGGCTACTCAACAAGGTACAGCAATCGCATGATGCTGCTCATCGAGTACTGCAGTCTCGGCAGCCTGCAAAACTTTCTGCG CGAGGAGTGGAAGTTTCGGCAGGAGCGCAGTGGCATCCActtgaagcagaagcaaaaacaaaagcaggaaCTGGAGAAGCGGCGACTGCAACGTCCGAGGCGTGATCTCAATCAGGATCCCAACACACGCATTGAGGAGATTAACTGTTCCATGCTCTCCACCGTTGAGGAGGAGTCCGACGCCGATCAGACGCACACCAGCAGCCGCGTGGAAACCTACTCTCTGGCAAGAATCAGCCATGCCGCAGACAACAAGTCCTACGGACTCGATGACATCGAAAGCATTGGCGGCAGTCTGACCTTGCCAACAGTTCTGAAGGTGTTGAAGCCCCTGCCGTGCGAGGCAGAGAAAGGGGAAGCGCCAGGCGCTAAGCGTACCTTTGAGAACAAGGAATACTTTGATTCGCGGACAGACCCCACGCTTAGCCCCGATCGAGCGCCACTTAAGTACGCAGATTTATTGGACATTGCGCAGCAGGTGGCCGTGGGCATG GAGTTCCTTGCGCAGAACAAAGTGGTACACCGTGACCTGGCAGCGCGTAATGTGTTGATTTCTCTGGATCGCAGCATTAAAATAGCCGACTTTGG GCTGAGTCGCGATGTTTACCACGAGAACGTCTACCGCAAGACCGGAGGCAGCGGAAAGCTGCCCATCAAGTGGCTGGCCCTGGAGTCACTCACCCATCAGGTGTACACCAGTCAGAGCGATGT CTGGTCCTTTGGTGTGCTGCTGTATGAGATCATGACCCTAGGCGGCATGCCCTATCCATCTGTGTCGCCAGGCGACCTGCTACAAATGCTGCGCCAGGGCCACCGCATGAAGCGCCCGGAAGGCTGCACAGACGAAAT GTTCGCGCTGATGgagagctgctggagctccATACCCTCGCACAGGCCCACATTCACCGGTCTCAAAGAACGTCTGGGCGGTATGATTCTGGCCACCAATGAGATGCCACTTCGTCTGCAAAAGATagcggaagcagcagccaatttAAAGTCAAAGACAGAGGCACAGCCCGAACCAGAACCATGTGGCTGTCTGCACAGCAaagaagagcaggagcagcagcatcagcagctggaCAAGAAGGAAGAGACTTACTTGGAGCCTTGTCCTTAG
- the LOC117892664 gene encoding uncharacterized protein LOC117892664 → MCNCCSQRQTSFSQIPYACPHCPVRDIASNCSIKRTTKPARHVPHPNQCDTLPGKWLELNRKLITTMAVKMHRSTQTIHYMLLRLLHANYAGVLQIVRKRRAYKVPISGYADALFSTFSLFNDQGYVSLPMAPGSVGKLLRMMQDYVVQMQLLNRQYKWFGNGQDQGDLVGLLGQQDELLKLLRVTFRDSDTLFLRCLLTTLLDLDLFVVFGKFTVDRKRSSMIRSLSELYAGVAGPQKPTRCRSKRTAKKIVDPETKPSPDKQNNLAIELLQLFTEHLAARKTHSDSCCVLPKSSTSKAFILPRHKDRADPPNTR, encoded by the coding sequence AtgtgcaactgctgcagccAGCGACAGACATCCTTTTCGCAGATTCCTTATGCCTGTCCGCACTGTCCGGTGCGGGACATAGCCAGCAACTGTTCAATAAAGCGAACGACGAAGCCAGCCAGGCACGTGCCACACCCCAACCAGTGCGACACGCTGCCCGGTAAATGGCTCGAGCTGAACCGCAAGCTAATCACCACAATGGCCGTAAAGATGCATCGATCCACGCAGACCATCCACTACATGCTGCTGCGTTTGCTGCACGCCAACTACGCCGGCGTCTTGCAGATCGTGCGGAAGCGACGAGCGTACAAGGTGCCGATAAGTGGCTACGCGGACGCTCTCTTCTCCACCTTCTCTCTGTTCAACGATCAGGGTTATGTCTCCTTGCCCATGGCCCCGGGGAGTGTCGGCAAGCTGTTGCGCATGATGCAGGACTATGTTGTCCAAATGCAGCTACTAAATCGCCAGTACAAGTGGTTCGGAAACGGACAGGATCAGGGCGACCTGGTGGGCCTGTTGGGGCAGCAGGAcgagctgctgaagctgctgcgcgTCACGTTCAGGGACAGCGACACATTGTTCCTAAGGTGTCTCCTCACGACGCTGctggatttggatttgtttgtCGTGTTTGGCAAGTTTACGGTGGATCGAAAGCGCTCCAGCATGATAAGGAGCCTCTCGGAACTGTACGCTGGTGTGGCGGGACCCCAGAAACCCACTCGCTGCCGAAGTAAACGCACTGCAAAGAAGATTGTAGACCCCGAGACCAAGCCTTCtccagacaaacaaaacaatctCGCCATTGAGCTACTTCAGCTCTTCACGGAACACTTGGCTGCCAGGAAGACTCACTCGGACTCGTGTTGCGTGCTGCCCAAGAGCTCCACCTCAAAAGCCTTTATTCTGCCGAGGCACAAAGACCGAGCAGATCCACCAAACACTCGTTAA
- the LOC117892662 gene encoding ubiquinone biosynthesis protein COQ9, mitochondrial has protein sequence MANVRCLEKLFRLQKLLLPLHAQSCRLHRQLPLAAASLARGYAKDATEKSGGNGSLEDFRAREEQLERERDAAEEAAAKATKNETGQGAGGTQQESGEQSAKQAKVDAIRVQILDAALEHVPQHGWTRQSIVLGAEQCGYPSVVHGMFPEGGFALVSHFNGKCNAQLVQSLKQKTGSGQQEVENPLDFLVQAVRQRMEMIAPYKAQWPQAMSLIAQPQHASTALAQVLTLVDDICYYSGDRSVDFGWYTRRIGLATIMKMTELYLLQDTSAGHTQTWDFLKNRMDEAVQLQMALSQTEGMTHTFQRSFNSAFITARNILGLGFKRT, from the exons ATGGCAAACGTACGCTGTTTGGAGAAACTATTCCGTCTACAGAAGCTCCTGCTGCCCCTTC ATGCACAGAGCTGTCGCTTGCACCGACAGCTgcccctggctgctgcctccctgGCGCGTGGCTATGCCAAAGATGCCACAGAGAAGAGCGGTGGCAACGGAAGCTTAGAGGACTTTCGGGCACGCGAGGAACAGCTGGAAAGGGAGCGGGATGCGGCCGAGGAGGCGGCtgccaaagccacaaaaaatgaGACTGGCCAAGGTGCAGGTGGCACTCAGCAAGAGTCTGGCGAGCAGAGCGCCAAGCAGGCCAAGGTGGATGCCATACGCGTGCAGATACTCGATGCGGCTCTGGAGCATGTGCCACAACACGGCTGGACAAGGCAGTCGATTGTGCTCGGTGCCGAGCAGTGCGGCTACCCCAGCGTGGTCCATGGCATGTTTCCCGAGGGCGGCTTCGCTCTCGTCTCCCACTTCAACGGCAAGTGCAACGCCCAGTTGGTGCAGAGTCTGAAGCAGAAGACCGGCAGTGGCCAGCAGGAGGTCGAGAATCCGCTCGACTTCCTAGTGCAGGCCGTGCGTCAGCGCATGGAGATGATTGCCCCGTACAAAGCCCAATGGCCGCAGGCCATGTCCCTGATAGCACAGCCGCAGCATGCGTCGACGGCGCTCGCCCAGGTGCTGACCCTGGTGGACGACATCTGCTACTACTCGGGCGATCGATCCGTGGAC TTTGGCTGGTACACGCGACGCATTGGCCTGGCGACCATCATGAAGATGACCGAACTGTACCTGCTGCAGGACACCTCCGCTGGCCATACCCAGACGTGGGACTTCCTCAAGAACCGCATGGACGAGGCCGTACAGCTGCAAATGGCACTCTCCCAGACCGAGGGCATGACGCACACCTTTCAACGTTCATTCAACTCAGCTTTCATAACG GCACGGAATATTCTGGGCCTGGGCTTTAAGCGGACTTAG
- the LOC117892659 gene encoding glomulin, with protein MEPANEASAAAANLLRLIKQLLLEKAYEGVRMLFQSPNEASRNRQHLPLIAMDIYNDICVVNLVDEVNGREPELFDCANELLKLLAEHAPLQEMMMELMEKIEESRSHAVFAAYLRAMQVILLRHGQDKPQAVMWCLQSVSTRLKDLPLPEYLSEGYDEAAGRLVEQEKQVEDLLAHYITIGLFEAPLLVDILQRDARPDPQIFRNCGMLRRNALTCFLVQLLGKPLALLEMSYVKDDLTHTYVHQVVKNLTQEATKSIGGDPFYLLALVEQRARWERKLNAAKGVHEMTSQNVFLVEDTMPLHALAMYYHALFVRDLLPPTTPKIYSPVFLFESVLYLVTELLRQPEPPLQHCGLRLLEHMLIDRGGTTVPHSSLQLDVHKRFCDELCKIVGYSPQVGLRQLGLHVLRHYILAFEDQGKYLILKNLLETLQHDGLMGYLSAMYKDLVDKALKAHIRCSVGMAPEFCGKHFREMLMLCICVLPNDVKSDLLLHADRICNAINILRYFALSDKRNITGFWDVMPEIEKRLLLPLGTALDFSMAHYKAYKERVENGQSASDDALMKKQLQMLSMNISNSGIAGDGDSSLPDIGRQEKLEVLASSITSLEWLLSIYVRANEVIEQTARQRKLLLEGAAVPAPV; from the coding sequence ATGGAGCCGGCTAACGAGGCAAGTGCCGCGGCAGCTAACCTGCTGAGGCTCATCAAGCAGCTTTTGCTGGAGAAGGCCTACGAGGGCGTCAGAATGCTCTTCCAGAGCCCCAACGAGGCGTCCAGAAACAGGCAGCACTTGCCGCTCATCGCCATGGACATATACAACGACATTTGCGTCGTCAACCTGGTGGACGAGGTCAACGGCCGGGAGCCGGAGCTCTTCGATTGCGCCAACGAGTTGCTGAAACTGCTCGCCGAGCACGCCCCGCTGCAGGAGATGATGATGGAGCTAATGGAGAAGATCGAGGAGAGCAGAAGCCACGCTGTATTCGCGGCATACCTGCGGGCCATGCAGGTAATCCTGCTGCGCCACGGCCAGGACAAGCCGCAGGCGGTGATGTGGTGTCTGCAGAGCGTCTCCACGCGCCTGAAagatctgccgctgccggagTATCTGAGCGAGGGCTACGATGAGGCTGCGGGCCGCCTCgtggagcaggagaagcaggtGGAGGATCTGCTGGCCCACTACATTACCATCGGCCTGTTCGAGGCCCCGCTGCTTGTGGACATTCTGCAGCGAGACGCACGCCCCGACCCACAGATATTTCGCAACTGCGGCATGTTGCGCCGCAACGCCCTCACCTGCTTCcttgtgcagctgctgggcaaacCGCTGGCCCTGCTCGAGATGAGCTACGTGAAGGACGACCTGACGCACACCTACGTCCATCAGGTGGTAAAGAACCTCACCCAGGAGGCCACCAAGTCCATTGGCGGCGACCCCTTCTATCTGCTTGCCCTGGTGGAGCAGCGCGCCCGTTGGGAGCGCAAACTGAACGCCGCGAAGGGCGTCCACGAGATGACTAGCCAGAACGTGTTCCTCGTCGAGGACACGATGCCCCTGCACGCTCTGGCCATGTACTATCACGCTCTCTTCGTGCGCGACCTGTTGCCGCCCACGACACCCAAGATCTATTCGCCAGTCTTCCTGTTCGAGTCGGTGCTCTATCTGGTGACtgagctgctgcggcagccggAGCCTCCGCTGCAGCACTGCGGCCTGCGTCTCCTCGAGCACATGCTGATCGATCGCGGCGGCACAACGGTGCCCCATTCCTCGCTGCAGCTGGATGTCCATAAGCGATTCtgcgatgagctctgcaagaTTGTCGGCTACTCGCCGCAAGTGGGACTCCGCCAGCTGGGGCTGCACGTGCTCCGCCATTACATACTGGCCTTTGAGGACCAGGGCAAGTACTTGATCCTCAAGAACCTGCTGGAGACGCTGCAGCACGATGGCCTGATGGGCTATCTGAGTGCCATGTACAAGGACCTGGTGGACAAGGCCCTGAAAGCCCACATAAGATGCAGCGTCGGGATGGCCCCTGAGTTCTGCGGCAAGCATTTCCGggagatgctgatgctgtgcaTCTGCGTGCTGCCCAACGACGTGAAGTCGGATCTGTTGCTGCACGCTGACCGGATCTGTAATGCCATCAACATTTTGCGATACTTTGCCTTGAGCGACAAGCGGAACATCACTGGATTCTGGGACGTTATGCCGGAGATTGAGaagcggctgctgttgcctctgggCACGGCCCTGGACTTCTCGATGGCCCACTACAAGGCGTACAAGGAGCGCGTGGAGAACGGCCAGAGTGCCTCGGACGACGCCCTAATGAAGAAACAACTGCAAATGCTGTCCAtgaacatcagcaacagcggcaTCGCCGGTGACGGCGACAGCAGTCTGCCGGACATCGGACGCCAGGAGAAGCTCGAGGTGCTGGCCAGCTCCATCACCAGCCTGGAGTGGCTGCTGTCGATTTATGTGCGCGCCAACGAGGTAATCGAGCAGACCGCACGCCAGCGCAAACTACTCCTTGAAGGAGCCGCAGTCCCAGCCCCCGTTTAG